ACATTGGTGTATGGTGATGTTCCACGTTATTTCACATGCAACAACTCCAGTAAAAAATGGGAGCCACGGAAACAAGGAAAACCACATCCTTCCATTACAGGCATATTCGAAGCTACCGCTTTGAACCTAACGTAtcgttttattatttgttaaaaaataaaaaaattttatcaaaaaccaaacaattataaaactacttttatttacacaatCTTGCGTCCAATCGCGGTCAAAACCAACACGATGGACTGGAAAGACCCCCCAAGAAGTCCAAGCGTGAGCCGTTACTCTACAGCAGAGACAAATTAAACAACTCGAATCCACAAAACTCGGGCTAAGATTAATTAAGGTGCTGCAACGAATTTCAAAGCTCCCTCTGATCGATGAACTGTATTTTtgctgtatgtatgtgtgtgatgGTATGTGCATGTGAAGAGAGAAAGAACGGCAACGAGCAACTAAAGAACCAACCTGTAATCTTGACACGTGTTTGCCTCAAAACTTACGCCTTGGCTGATATTTTGCAGGCTTATGTATGTAGTTCATTTACCAAAATGCTATCAATTTGTTACTTAGCGATTAGCGAATACCAGCTGATGTGCTATATGAACAATGAATTCCAGCGGCGTGTCGAGTACAAGCCCAAACTGATATTGCGGATGTACGTATAGCTGATCTGCTAGGTATATATGATGATACGTCCTTCTgagtccacccgggggcgctaaaaaatgtttgctcCAAAATGGCAAAGTGCGAAAATGCCCGTTTCAGGCCAGCAACTATGGTCCCAGTAGAAACGCATCAACCGAATTCAATAGAAGTTAATTTATTACTAGTTTCTATCTGCTTCTTCTCTTCTTCCATTAGAAACTGCGACGCAGCGAGTGACAAGAACGAGTACTTAACAGAGCGATAATATCTTTAGGcggtacaattcaaatatatttCACGTAGATATCTTGCAGCTCGGACTCGTTGggggttattttatttgctcgtagcttgctatgccccgtctcatagctaagtagcccaagttgcgagttctacgtatttccctcacatattattcttaaaaacaagttacgactaaacacaatcttaaaaaaaaaacgaagttggtatttttaccaaaaataattccgatcgttcagttatatggcagctataggaaatagtcggccgatcccggtcgttccgacttatatattataaacaagggtgtgtgcaaagtttcaagtcgatagctttaaaactgagagactagttcgcgaagaaacagacagacgtgCTGTCCGaacagcacaaaaaaaacaaaaaaacagaacagaACAAAAACGTGCTGTCCGCCTAAAATGACAGATCAACCTTACGCATAAATcattcaatcagcaaatcttatttgcTGTCGGTATTTtccgagaatagcttattatcaGATTTTCTAAAGGTCAAACCAGTTGTGCGGGGATGTTTCTCACACTGATCTTCGAACTGATCATCAGCATCATCCTTACGACTCGTGGTTTGCATTAGTTTGTCACGGCCATATTTGAAGATGTCGCAATAGATGTCAACATATTAAAGGTAGCATTTGGTTCTGGCCGTTCCTCGgatatttgtttctttttcggTCCCAAGCTACTTCAAGGATAGATAGCTTTGTTTGAAAATATGTCGGTTTTGTTTTCTGCTCGGTTCTGCTTTGGCttgaaacaatttaaattaattcataTATAATACTATGTTTATGCGATGGAAATAACTATTTCTTGAAAGCGTGATATAAAAATAACCTCTGCTTATGCGACACATATAATTTCGTGATTTGGATTTAGTAGAGATGCCATCAGTATAAAATTAGGTATTGTCGTTTGGTCAGACTTTCAAAAAAAGTGAAACCAAGCAACGCGATGGACAAACTTAAATTCATCATTTACAGTCGGAAAATATGAACTCGGaatatatgaaaaattaatttccaaagtCCCTAAGATGAAATTTCATTCAATTGCAACCTGATTTGTAAACCAATTCATTCTTTGAGGCTGACATTATAGTCATCTTTCGTGTGTTGCAGAATTCACGAAATGGCGTTTATGCATACACAAATCGGCTGAAACCGTGAAAGGAAAGCATAAATTCGACATCGCAGAAAcagaataatatttaaaatgtaagaACGAATCAGGTTTATTTACGGTTACTGCACAATTTTCCAGTTTTATGGTTGAAAAAATAACTGAAgtattttctcaaaaaaatgtttaaaaaaaaattttatgtaacaaaagaatttttatagaagtattaaattttcttataCTAAACCTACAAACATATACaatatgtaaaataattttttctcattgcttttttaaaacatatcATAAGCtgcttaaattattaataataacgAATTACCAAAAAGAGACATCTAAAAAACATTGACAAGATTacacatattttaattttattttttttaaattcagttgtgtttttattagctagatggtgtttttttttaaatgcttgTGATCAAACAGCTTGTGAATTCAAAGTTCATTCAAGAACCACGTATGGCATAACAATTAAAGGTTCATCGTTGTAAGATTTTAATTGAAGAACTTGGTGCCATTCCTTAAATTTTTGGATTGTTGAAGTAGATTGGACAACGTTGTCTAAATTATTCTTTGATAGGCGAATACCAATACGATGCTCAATACTAGGAGACTCGACTGCTTCAAAAcattcatcatcatcatgacatttttgattatttaatAAGGCTCCAATTGAAGATGATTTTTGTCCAATAAGTTCAATTTTACTATTGTTAACATGGAtgctattttttaaacaactaAGTTCAACATCCTCGTTTATATTACAAACGTTATTGAGCTCAGTTTGTAATATATCCAGGGAACCTTTTTCTTCCTTAGGTAAATTACCTCCAAcagaatttaaattatttattaagctgTGTTTCTTAGCAAAAATCGAATTGAATGATAACAGCATACCATTGTTTCTTAAAATTTCATATTCATGaacattgttttttattattttagaagtagaatgaattaaattaatatctTTTTCTTCGTCGCTACCCAGCGAAAGTACGTCTTTGTCCTCAACTAATTTTACAGGTAGCACGGATTGAACGCTTCTATcaatttcttttatatttgattttgcgattttttttgcatcacctttttttttcactgcaATGTATTCAAAATCGCTGTCATCGAAACTAGAGCTACTACTGCTGTAATTTATTATTCTGTGTTTTTGACCTCTAAAATTCTCTGTTAACAAttcatcttcaaaaaaaagtttcttatgaagtctttgtttttttttaacagtaTTTTTCACTTTGTCCTTAAAGCGAAACCAATGCTTTAAGTCCAAATCAACGGTATTACTTTTACGAGAAAAAGACTTTCGAATTGTTTGTCGATCAAGATGACGATTCCGATGACGGATAGGCAAACTTTCTTTGGAAAGAATTAATGAGATTAGGGGTGGATGAcgattcttttaaaatttcagtTTCGAATAAATTTTTTGGAGTTTTTTTGATTGTCAATACGATATGATTGCTAGAAACACCGCCATCATTGCTCGTACGGTGCACAATTTCATATTCATTTTTCCCATGTTGTCCATCAACCTCAATATGGTTCACAGTATCGTCATTTTCACTGCTATTATTTTCACCCCTCCGGTCAGTTATTGTGTCATTTAAGCTTATTTTAATCCGTTTGATTTTCCTCATTAAATAAGTGTTTTCCTCAGAATCTTGTTTTTGTCCACCACCTGGACCACGTcttttacgatttttttcgTGTCTTCTTAtttgagctttttttttaccaatatTTGACACGTTTTTTAAAGTTGGAGACTTACAACTGTTTTTACAAATAGGGTTGGCATTGTCTTGAGTTTTTAGATCCACAGCATGTCCATCACGTATCTCTTTTTTATTAGCGAATGTTAGCAAATTGTTACTGATTGCTGAAATATAGCTACTATCAAAATGATCGACTAGGGCAGGATTAAAATAGCTTTCTTtgtatttcatattttccaaGCTGTTGTTGTAGGTAATCATATCAGAGATTGGTATTTCAGTATCGATCTGGAGTGGACAGTCCCGATTTAGcttgtttttaaaagtttgGTCTGCACTTTCATTATGACTATCTAAGGTTTTGCGCTTATATTTTCTACATGTTGGCAAGCATTTAGCAACTCCAAGAAAAGGTGAAAAATCTTTCTGAAAAGATTTTACTTGGGTaggtttgaaaaatttaagcGAACTTAAATCTTTTCTAATATGATCATATTGAAGAAACCCGTATTTGGGTACAACGTCAGATCCATTTGTTACATTGTAAGAATATAAAGTATTCAGAAAATCATTTATTGATTTGAAAGAAATAGATTCATCTATACTATCCCAATTTCCATTAATATTTGGAATATAGTAATTGTGCAATGCATTAATGTGAAAACTACTAACTTTATTAGTTTGCACatagaatcttttttttgctaaGCAATCTGGATCCTCGTTTATGGTAAATACAGATTGAATTACTTTAGGTAACTCATCGACATTCTCTTGACTACAGCTGTCAAGTTGAGCATCGATATTGGTATTGCTCAAactcaataaaaatttatttgtaaaaatatgtGGTTTTGATATCTTCTCTGTCGCTTTATTAGCTACTGGTTTTGGAAATGCGTTCACTAAAGACTTCAGTGAATCATCTTCATCTTCAAAATCTAAATCAAATATAGACTTCTGAGGTTTTTTCAGAATTTCTTCCTTCTCAGTTGACTGCTCATGACTTGTACTtatcttttcttgttttgtattATGATCGAACTTTCCTTTGCATTTTATGCCAGGATTGGCTTTATTTCCCTGGTAATCTGATGTGAAAGGTTTCGACTCTCTCAACAAGTTAAtatcattttcaaaaattatgcaaCTACAGGGTACTAGTTGAGCTTGGTAAGATTCCTCAATCTCATGCACACTGATTGGGCTACCAAAGCTGTTAATAAGGTGCATTAGCTGTGTGGTAATATCATTTAAACTTTCCGTGGTAAAGCTCCTAGAGTAATTAACGAATGAGGAAGTCTGACGACTACAGCTGTTGCTATCCAAAGATGTACACTCCTTAACTTCTTGGGATTTGCTACTGAAGTGGTCTGAAGTATCACTATCCGTATTAACAgtttctgtaaaaaaaaaaaaaaaaaaaaaaaaatatatattgtattattGGCATGAATATGAGTATGAGTATGGCATAATTTAGACaccatataaaaatattcataatttcttaaaatgaAAGAGCATGTTAAAACTCTGGTAGAAAACttgtatttaaaataacacaaaaaacaaacaagaaagcaaagctaacttcgggcggagccgaagttgatatacccttgcagttaaaaccggatatatatcgcaaacatcggatatagttggccgatccttattacattataataaaaccaatcaattacaataaaaaatctaaaaaaaagtcccaagtatcttaaaaaatacgaaagttgatatttctaccaataccatttccgatcgttcagttatatggcagctataggatatagtcggccgatccgggccgttccgacttatatactgcgtgcaaaggaaagaagggtgtgtgcaaagtttcaagacgatagcttcaaaactgagagactagttcgcgtagaaacggacagacagacggacatgctcatatcaactcaggaggtgatcctgatcaagaatatatatactttatagggtcggagatgtctccttcactgcgttgcacacttttggacaaaattataataccctctgcaagggtataaaaaggaaagctaacctTGGGAGGAACCGAAGCTGATATATCCTTGCAATTAAAATCTGAGATATATCACAAATATCgattttttcgcggtctttaaGAAATTAGGGAATGGTTAGTGCACCAATAAGTACAGTTAGAATTTCTGGATTCATCAAAATGCTTGGAGGTCAAACCGACCGAGGAGGCGTTTCCGCATAAAGTGCGCTCGAATCGCGGTAAGCGAGTTATTAAGAATCAGTCTAAAAAATTAGGAAGATAACGAGGAAGAATGgcctaaaaaatttaaaatagattttaaGTTTGAAGGATTAAAAAGTGAGATGATACGGAGGAATGAGAAATTTCCTAATAGGAAATTCCTATGCACTCGGAATAGGGACGTGCTGAACACTGATTTAGAGTTTAAGGAAGataagatttgcatcccagtgaAGACCCCTAAACTCTTATGTATAGATTCTATGCGGTATTGATGTACGAGGGctgctatatatatttttggcctaGTGGCCATACTAAGTGTTGCCTGGCGCCATCTGACGTTTTCATTGGGAAGTTTGACAATTTTAGAAGAAACGTGCTCAGAACATTTTCGCGCAATCATTTTTCACGGCTTTCGACGTGAATTAACCCGACAAGAGTGCGTCGTTGAAATTAAATCTTTGTATGACGATCGAGCACTGTGAAAAACTAGTAAAAAGAATTCAATCGTGTGGCCGACGCTCGCTCGAAGTCGAAGTTTGTCCAAAAACAGTCGTTGTTCCAGAGAACATTGACGCCGTGCATGAACTGATAATGCAAGATCGTCATGTGACATACCGTGGGATAGAGGCATCGGATCTTTATAAGATCGCCACAGGTAAGGAATCATGAATCTATGCTTACAAGCCCTAAACCAAACAGCAATCGACCGTGTGGGTCTTCGAAGACGAACCAAATCCAACGAAAGTTGTTCGTGGAAGAAGCACTTCGAAGCAAATGGTGGCCTGTTTCTTCGGTAAAACAGGTCATGTGGCGACTGTTCCGCTTGAGCAACATAGGTCAGTCAATTCTGAGTGGTACACCACAATTTGTTTCCCTGAAATCTTCGGAGAAAATCCGAAATCTTCGGACTTGGCACCTAATGACTTCTTTTTATTCGCGCACATCAAGAGAAAAATTCGTGGTCAACGATTTTCGACGCCAGAAGATGCTGTTGAAGAGTTCAAAAAACCATGTTTTGGAGGTGTCTCAATCGGTGTGGACAAAGTGCTTCGACAATTGGTTTGAGCGCATGCAAAAGTGTATAATTCATGCTGGAGAATACtttgaaaaacaataaaaacaatttttaatggcgtaaaactactgaaccgatttaattcaaatttttttttaaatgttcgtaatgaaattcttctgtgcttgaacgatcgactttttACGCACAAACTATTTTtcgccgaaatgaattttttagtaaaatttctagagaccaaaaagttcatttttagcataaaacgttcccgtatgcataaaaaaactaaaaattttaaaaccaatcgttcaagcacaacgaattacactaaactaatgaaatttttttacttttatggtttcagttgacctgtttgacTTGGGGAATAAAGTGTTAATAATAAAgtgttaataaagtgtactataaaaaaattaaaacatccctgtaattaaataattgctacgaacctaaaaaaaaatccgaactttgctctttttcttcgacaaagaaggtatataaccccttaataaaaccaaggacacctttagccttattaaccatgaCAGGGTGACATGGATTCTCTGGGGTTGAATGTTTCTGAACTCTGAAGTTCAGAAAAAGGCGGTATATATGGCCacgtaatgtataaagatttagcgaacaaaatgattttaatgcaaataaattctatgtcaccaaactcttgtgatttcacctcttcagaatcAAGTTTGGAATCTACCGAAATGACAAGTGGTatagtcggaacggccgagattggacgactatatcctaaagctgccatataactgattgatcggaaatgctgtaactttgttgttttttgagttagagagttcggattaagcatgagtgctatttttggcaaaataatacgacatgcaaaatttcgTTTAACTATATCATAGctttcatataactgaacgatcgaaaatgaccaaactttcgtgttttgaagatggaaagttggaactttgtatagattctatttttttttaccctccaaaattaataacgatcggccgactatatcctatagctaccatataactgaacgatgaGAAAtcgtatttggtaaaaataccaactttggtatttttaaagatagaagatTGGGACTTGTTTGTagctttattgtaataaattggttatattatgatattctcataagaatCGACCAGCTATATCCGACGTtttcggttttaactgcaaggttttaataaattgttcgCTCAACACAACAAAGCCCCGTTATAGATTCCTCcgtcaaaaaatatatttgtatcTCGGTTTGCCCCTGATATTACTGAggttgatatctcggcttacataaaagccaaaacaaaacccgatataaaggtggaggacataactaaataaaacaagaaaggaaagctaacttcgggcggagccgaagttgatatacccttgcagttaaaaccggatatatatcgcaaacatcggatatagttggccgatccttatgagaatttgataatataacccaatttattataatacaaaatttaaaagaagtcccaaacttctatctttaaaaataccaaagttggtatttctaccaaaaaccatttccgatcgttcagttatatggcagctatgggatttagtcggccgatcctaatgaaatttggtaggttggatcaactgatcaaaaatataatctgtaccaaattccagctttctatcttcaaaaacaccaaagttgggtcattttcgatcgttcagttataggatatagtcgaccgaatcttataaaatttggcatgtcgtaatattttgccaaaaatagctcttgtgtcaaatttgaactctctaactctaaaaacaccaaagttataccatttccgatcaatcagttatatggcagcaggatatagtcggccgatccgggccgttccgacttatatactgggtgcaaaggaaagaaggctgtgtgcaaagtttcaagacaatagctttaaaactgagagactagttcgcgtagaaacagacagacagacagacggacagacggacctgatcaagaatatatatactttatagggtcggaaatgtctccttcactgcgttgcacacttttggacaaaattataataccctctgcaagggtataaaaagtcccaaacttctatcttcaaaaat
This is a stretch of genomic DNA from Drosophila bipectinata strain 14024-0381.07 chromosome 4, DbipHiC1v2, whole genome shotgun sequence. It encodes these proteins:
- the LOC138926839 gene encoding mediator of RNA polymerase II transcription subunit 26-like — translated: MGKMNMKLCTNRHPPLISLILSKESLPIRHRNRHLDRQTIRKSFSRKSNTVDLDLKHWFRFKDKVKNTVKKKQRLHKKLFFEDELLTENFRGQKHRIINYSSSSSSFDDSDFEYIAVKKKGDAKKIAKSNIKEIDRSVQSVLPVKLVEDKDVLSLGSDEEKDINLIHSTSKIIKNNVHEYEILRNNGMLLSFNSIFAKKHSLINNLNSVGGNLPKEEKGSLDILQTELNNVCNINEDVELSCLKNSIHVNNSKIELIGQKSSSIGALLNNQKCHDDDECFEAVESPSIEHRIGIRLSKNNLDNVVQSTSTIQKFKEWHQVLQLKSYNDEPLIVMPYVVLE